TCATGGGTTCATCAAACTTAACAGAGTTAGTCGACGTCCTAACCAGTCAAGTGAAGAGAAAACTGATCCCAATGAGAAGAATCAACGATGCCGTGGAGAGAATCTTGAGAGTCAAATTCACAATGGGGCTCTTTGAGGATCCCATGGCTGATCATAGCTTAGCCAACAAGCTAGGCTGTAAGGTCtgtaagacaaaaaaaacatgagtTTTTAAAGACAGAGAGCCCCAACTCAAACTCTGGTCCGTGTGTAAACAGGAACACAGGGAGCTAGCAAGAGAAGCAGTGAGGAAATCTCTGGTGCTGTTAAAGAACGGTGAAAATGCAGATAAGCCCTTGCTTCCTCTGCCAAAGAAAGCCAAAAGGATCCTTGTGGCGGGAACACACGCTGATAACTTGGGATACCAATGTGGAGGCTGGACTATCACTTGGCAAGGCCTCAATAGCAACAATCTCACCATAGGTATACACACACTTTTCAAATAAATCATCATTTCttcataaatttttgtttttggtattGTTAAATCATCATTtcttcattaatattttattcttcattattttttggataagatatatatatatatgtgtgttatTTAGTTTcgcatttatttatttcttttaagcATTATCTTCTTACATTTGTTAAAACAGAGAAGACATGACCTGTAGTGTTTCTCAGACATGTTAAAGATCATTACAGAACAACATTACCAATCTAAGATTGAGTTCTTTTTGCAGGTACAACCATCCTCACCGCAGTAAAAAATACGGTGGATCCGACCACAAAAGTCATCTACAACGAGAATCCAGACACGAACTTCATCAACTCAAGCCGCTTCGATTACGCGATCGTGGTCATCGGGGAGACACCGTACGCTGAGGGATACGGAGACAGCACGAACTTAACCATAGCCGAACCGGGTCTTAGCACTATGGAGAACGTGTGCGGGCTGGTGAAATGCGTGGTGGTGGTCGTCTCGGGACGTCCGGTGATGATGCAGCCATTCGTGGGGGAGATCGACGCTCTGGTTGCGGCGTGGCTTCCAGGAACGGAAGGGCAGGGAGTGGCTGATGTTTTGTTCGGAGATTATGGATTCACCGGGAAGCTGGCTAGGACGTGGTTCAGGACAGTGGATCAGTTGCCGATGAACGTTGGTGACCCGCATTATGACCCGTTGTATGCGTTTGGATTCGGGTTGACCACAAAGCCAAATAAACAGCTTTGAGATTTTGGTGGAGAGTTCGTTTAGTGTTTGATTGGCGCCAACGTCGAAAGTTagttaagaaaagaaaaatctataaattatattttaaataattttgatagtgttgtcaaaaaaaaaaaaatttgatagcTTAAACAGTTGAGTTTACAGTATTGTTCCTAtgacatttaaaatataattgattttagCTGATCATGCTTAAACATTATCATGAAATTATGTCATAACTAGGCCTCTAGGCTCTAGTCATAACATTGTTGCAAGCACTCTAAAGAAAAACAGAGTTGTTACATTCACATCAGAAACACAAAGACAAGCtattaattaagtttaaaaaaaaagagacaagcTATTAAgtgttcttcctcttctggGTCCATAAGTGAACCGTGGTCCGAGCACGATAGGGACCTCTCTTGTTCCAAGACAAAGAAAGATACTAATGGACCCCAACTAAATAATTtctctgaaaataaataaatcgcATGAAGGAAATAAACTGCTACTTAAAAAATGATTATTCTCAccaattatttaaaagaaaatcagtTAATCCAAACTAATTTTTACTAAGTTATCTGGCAAATTAGTGagcatattttataaatatttctttctcGTTATATTATTTACCGAAATGAAAAGAGATCATTTTATATATGCTGTCATAGACTCATAGCATAGTCAAAATTCTCGACCTCTTATGGTGCGTATCTCCATTCAAGACAACAATATCTCAACCTGTTTTGCTGTCTCATTAAAAACATTGTAACATTCATCGTTTTCGTCGTCATCACATCTCTTTTTTGTCTTCTCCTTCTCAAATGGTTAATCAGTCTTGAActattatattgttaaaaatcAGCTGTGCAGGTGTCGAGAGTGAAGGAGGCAAAAGATGGTGAGTTTGAGTTACTTTATACACACGTTAGGGCTTCTCGTGCTCTGTTCTTCTTCAGTGGCAGCTAACAAAGAACCACTTTCAAAGGCCAAGTATAAAGACCCGAAAGAGCCATTGGAAGTCAGAATCAAGAACCTGATGAGCCATATGACCCTCGAAGAGAAACTCGGGCAGATGGTTCAGGTGGAACGCGTCAATGCCACAACTAAAGTCATTAAAAACTACTTCATCGGTATGATTCTTGACCCTCCAAGAACATTGTTCAAAAACCTATACCAATATTCATTGAGTTATGTGTGCAGGGAGTGCTTTTAGCGGTGGAGGGAGCGTGCCGGCGCCTAACGCCACCCCTGAAGCTTGGGTGAAGATGGTGAATAAGATACAAAAGGCAGCTCTTTCGACCCGCTTAGGGATTCCCATTATCTACGGGATCGATGCTGTTCATGGTCACAATAATGCATACAATGCCACCATTTTCCCGCATAACGTAGGCCTCGGAGTCACCAGGCAAACTCTCACAGAGAATCTCTTAATGAATAAACGGATATGAAAtcattaactaatatataaaataatatggttAATCTAGTTATCTCCGATTGGTTTTaagtttgaaaatttattataaactttAGTTTAACAGAAAATCTGTTTAACTAATGACCTGATGGGCATTGTTTCTTACTACTGTTGTATTCATCTGTTAGGGACCCTAACCTTGTGAAGAGGATTGGTGAAGCAACTGCTCTTGAAGTTAGAGCGACAGGAATCCAATATGTCTTTGGGATACCAATGTGGAGGCTGGACACACGCTGATAACTTGTGGCGGGAACACACGCTGATAACTTGGGATACCAATGTGGAGGCTGGACTATCACTTGGCAAGGCCTCAATAGCAACAATCTCACCATAGGTATACACACACTTTTCAAATAAATCATCATTTCttcataaatttttgtttttggtattGTTAAATCATCATTtcttcattaatattttattcttcattattttttggataagatatatatatatatatatgtgtgttatTTAGTTTcgcatttatttatttcttttaagcATTATCTTCTTACATTTGTTAAAACAGAGAAGACATGACCTGTAGTGTTTCTCAGACATGTTAAAGATCATTACAGAACAACATTACCAATCTAAGATTGAGTTCTTTTTGCAGGTACAACCATCCTCACCGCAGTAAAAAATACGGTGGATCCGACCACAAAAGTCATCTACAACGAGAATCCAGACACGAACTTCATCAACTCAAGCCGCTTCGATTACGCGATCGTGGTCATCGGGGAGACACCGTACGCTGAGGGATACGGAGACAGCACGAACTTAACCATAGCCGAACCGGGTCTTAGCACTATGGAGAACGTGTGCGGGCTGGTGAAATGCGTGGTGGTGGTCGTCTCGGGACGTCCGGTGATGATGCAGCCTTACGTGGGGAAGATCGATGCTCTGGTTGCGGCGTGGCTTCCAGGAACGGAAGGGCAGGGAGTGGCTGATGTTTTGTTCGGAGATTATGGATTCACCGGGAAGCTAGCTCGGACGTGGTTCAGGACGGTGGATCAGTTGCCAATGAACGTTGGTGACCCGCATTACGACCCGTTGTACCCGTTTGGATTCGGGTTGACCACAAAGCCAAATAAACAGCTTTGAGATTTCGTTTAGTGTGGATTGGCGCCAAAGTTGAAAGTTAGTTaagaaaaatctataaattatatttttaatcatttttgaTAGCTTAAACAATTTTAGAAAGACTTGGTTCCCatgaaatttgaatttaaatttaaaacaatttaaaatatatttttaaaatgttcaagtatctatataaaaaagtatacaacgttaaaaatatgaaattcgTGTGGCGTTACTTCACTCTTCAAGCTCTAAAGCTTTGAAATATTTACCATCTAAAAGATAGGTTCCAATGGAGAGTCGAACTGCCCATAAGTCCTTTGGTTTTCTGGACACGATTCTgcaataattaaaagaaaataaaatggttAAGGAACACAAGAACGTGAAACTCTAGGTGTCTTAATTACCAAGAAGACATGGTTTTCTATGAGTTTTATGATTAGTTTGAGTTTTGTCCTAAAATTTAAACGGTTAATGGAATAtggatgaagaaggagaaggagaagaccTTCCAACATCGCCAGGCTTAACCAAGCCAGAGTTAGCCCTTAGACAAGGCATTGAAGCGGCTGTTTTTATCACTTTAGGGGCTTCCACGATGATGATTGGTGATCCAACTTGGAGCTTCGATTTTGGTGGGGGAGGCTCTTGAGCAGTCTCACAGCATCTCACAGTGAGTCGTGGGGGTGAAGGATACACTGTAACATACCCCTGACTGCGTCTTGGAGAATCTAGTAGAAGAAGCAAAGGATAGGGCCATGGAAGAAGCAATTGTGAGTCTTGGGTTGTATGAGTGGACGAAGTAGGATTTTATCTTGGAGTAATTGCTTGTAAGCCAATGATCCCAGGTTATGTACATAAGTACATTGCttcggttttgttttggtttacaCTTTGGTTGACCAGAGATCTGGCAGAAACCATACTTAGCCAGCCAAACGGATTTTTTTCATTCTATACTTTACACTATAGAAAAGTTTTCCATAAAAAGAGTTTTCACATTTCTCATACTCGAAAAACCCTTAAAAAGTATTTGAAATCATTCTATACTTTACACTATAGTGTTATTCAATTTATTGATATTCTAATTCTATTAAGTATTCGTGTTATTCTTGGTAGATTTCATggtaaaatgtatttgaaaaaagGGATTGATGaaaatttttggtaaaaacgATGGATTCCGTGGAATATGTGATtgtgttataattaaaaaaagttctaaaaaaaagttcatatattttaaaattattatttttttatttaaaaaaaaaactttttcacccaaaaaatatttaataacgAACAAACCCACAGAcaataatagttatatatatggATGTCAAAATGGGTAAAACTTAATGGATCAATCTAAACCATGGATCTTGATGGATAGAAAAATTGGATACAAATgaattcatataatttatataagaaattttCTAAGtagtttctaatttttaaatattttattttgtgcaatttgtatatatatttataatttatacttTACTATAACATAagttcttttttataaaaagaataattaagaacatgtcatttttattttatttggaaataatagttacaatatttttgataatttttagtggtaaattataattattttgttgcagtattttaaagtaatgtattaattattttttgaaaaactagaaatacagaaaaataaaaaaaaatcaaaaccaaaatctaaaaagtcaaaaactaaaaaaaaaaactgaaaataaaaaactaaaatttaaaaactgcTAAAACCGAACCGGATCACAACCAGACCGACTACATCCTTTCCTCCTGATCAAGAAAACTCTTTGCAGCTTCCTACAAAAATCTCAGAAGACAGTTATAGATCTTTCTTCATTCCATCAAATTCTTTCCAAAATCCTCAATTCTCTCGAAACCCCGGAATCCTCCTCATATCTCAGAAGGAAAAAATCTTTAATGGATGCACCACCGTCTCTTTCCGAGGAAAGCTTGAAGCTTGAGCTCGAGGATCTGCAGAAACAGCTGAACAAAAGCTGAGATTCGAGACATCCGTTCGTTCTATTCATTCTCTCCTCCGTGATCGCTACTCTTCCTCCTCTCCTTCTCTCCGCAAACAggtttgttaattaattatttactttAGGGATTGAATTAGGAATCAAGTTTCTTCCTTTCGTGTTCTTTCATTACAATTGTGAAGAGTCAATTGATCCGACATGAGTTTCAAAGGTGGAACTTGTTTCGTTCGGTTTCAATGTTATGTTTGTCTAGTTACCTTTCTGACCCGACAACATTGTTTAGTTTTAAGACAAACATATACAAACATTGATGCtgtcttgtatatatatatatatatatatatatattaggaatcaagcatctttctttctttctttgtttccaTTACAATTGTGGAGAAGGTTTAGTCTTAATCCAAAGGATCTATCTTTCCGACATGAGAGTTTCAACAGACACtttgttttgttctgtttctATGTTGTAACCGAATAAAATGTTTGTGTAGTCATATCAAGCATCTTCCTTTGTGTTCACCATTAACAATTGTGGAGAAGGTCCATCTTTACGTCAAGTTGATCCagattctttgtttttttgctCTGTTTCTATGTTATAATCGAATGAATGTTTTTGTAGTTTACCTCTCTCTCTGACACGTGTTTGTGCAGTTCTATACAGTTGTATCTCGTGTGGCAACTGTTCTGAAGACGAGATACACAGCTACTGGCTTTTGGGTTGCGGGGCTGAGCCTCTTCGAGGAAGCTGAGCGGCTCGTCTCTGATGCTTCCGAGAAGAAACACTTGAAATCTTGCATCGAACAAGCCAAGGAGCAGCTAACCGAGGTAGATACTCAGCCGACGACCGAGAGCGCACCGCAAGGCTATCTTTTCGAGGGGCATCTGACGGTTGATCGCGAGCCGCCGCAGCCTCAGTGGCTGGTGCAGCAGAATCTCATGTCTGCTTTCTCTTCTATCGTTGCCGGTGAATCCTCCTCTAATGCTGCTGATGCTATTGGAAACGCTCTTGGGGAAACGGCTAACTTGATGCAAGAACTCATCAATGGTCTTGACAGTATCATCCCAGAGGtagttttttattaatcatttagcATTGACCTTTtcttctattattttaaaaaaaaaaatatatcgtCTATTCAGATACTAGAAGAAGGAGGACCACCAAGAGTACCACCGGCGAGTAAAGAAGTAGTGGAGAAACTTCCAGTGATTGTGTTTAGTGAGGAGATGCTTAAAAAGTTTGGAGCAGATGCAGAATGTTGTATCTGCAAGGAGAATCTGGTAATCGGCGACAAAATGCAGGAGCTGCCATGCAAGCACACGTTTCATCCTCCTTGTTTAAAGCCTTGGCTggtatatatattagaaaaaagaaaCCATCCTTGTTTTCACTGTTGTTGAAAGTTGCATTATTTATATAGCTTACAGAGTAAGAACAATAGCTTATGATTGTGTGCTGTGTGACAGGACGAGCATAACTCTTGCCCTATATGCCGCCATGAGTTACCGACAGATGATCAGAAGTACGAGAGCTGGAAAGAGAGGGAGAAAGAGGCTGAGGAAGAGCGTAAAGGCGCAGAGAATGCTGTCCGTGGAGGCGAATATATGTACGTTTAGAAGAATAGTGTGACACACTTCATCTGCGTTCTTACATCTCCCATGTTATgtattttactctttttttttctactatGTATTGATCTCATTCTTACCGAACTTCATTCCCATAATGAATACATAAATTCTCACTTTGAATATATATCATCACATACTGACCCAAGCATGTTTTTAGTTACATCAATAATCCTTTAATTaattactctctccgtttcagaTTAATTGtcgttgtagaaaaaaaaattattttcagaatAAGTGTCGATTAATTGTCGttgtagtaaaaaaaaattttttcagaataagtgtcgttttataatttcgatgcaaaatttattaataagatttttttatttatttttattggttgaaatatagTTAGTTGTATGGATAATgacttttttgttttgaaaatatacaaaattaaatattttcttaatttgtgtgcataaacctaaacctaaaACGACGAATAAAgtgaaatggagggagtatttattacaaaataagaATCAATTAGACTTGTGAAACGATTACATTCAGCCAATATACAAACGCGCACACACACGCATtgttaaaactgatataaaaaAAGAGGAGTGGGACGGTAAATCATCAATTGGTCTCACAGGCTGCTTAAGGTGCAACAGATGAACTGGCTGCTTCATTTTTACCTGCCAAAAGCTTAGCGGTAAGTGCCTTTTAAATCCAGTTTTGGTGGATCGGCCGCGTAACAGGCGAGAGAAGAACGATGAGGATAAGGAAGATTAAGAAAGTAGTAGTAGTAGAGAGAGTAGAAGTCACATGTTATGTTGTGATGGATGGAATGGgaagtaaaagaaaagagagatgtAGTAGTAGTATTTATTAAGGGAGTGTGGATGAATTAGCAGTGACCTGGCTGGAGCCAAGTCAAGACTTCAATTGACAACGTGCTTTGGTGTTGCTCAAAATTCAGAAACATTACACTATTTAAGCCAACCATTATCGGGAAGTATCTTGTAGGTACTATGAACTTACATAGTCATTAATGATTGGCCCAGTGGGCTCGAATAGGGCTTAGTCTTATCTTGTTGATAGTCGATGACTCATCATTATATATCTTTTAGTGTGCAATTTAAAAATGACATCTGAGAGGGGGGTATTACTGTCTCTGTGCTTTTCTTCTAGGGTTCACAAAGATCTAACTTTGTTCATTTCTACTCTCTCTACTTACCTTCACCACAAGATACTTCGTCTTCGGAGACTTCCTACACCGAGAAGCCCACTGTCGTCTCCCGATCTTATCAATGCCGGTATGACTCTCACGTCGTctctttcattctttttttttgttttgcgtTCTCGTTTGCCGCCAAATTAACTTTCTCTATTCGTATTGTAATTAGATCGATAAGATCTTCAAAGATGATGCTAGTGAAGAGAAAGGGGAACGTGCCAGGATGGTgaagcttcttctttctttatccTTTAGGTGGTTTTGTCAGATTCACTGTTACTGGTTTTAatctgattttgttttttttttggtttgctcGTTTAGGCATCATTCATTGGTGCAATGGCCGTTGCTGATCTCGTTAAGTCTACCTTAGGCCCTAAGGGAATGGTATCTTCCAAAATCCCTAATGTTTTATGAGCTCAAAATTCGATTTTAGCTTTATTATTGAATTGTTTGCTGAGTGTTTTGTATTCTTTTTTAAGGATAAAATCTTGCAATCTACTGGTAGAGGTCATTCCGTCACTGTTACCAACGATGGTGCGACTATTCTCAAGTCGCTTCACATTGACAACCCCGCTGCTAAAGTTCTTGTTGGTATGTGTTTCTTTAGTTTTTCAGATTTGTTTGCTTTTATGTTGGAGATTTCTCATTTCTTGTATTTGATTTATTGTTTCTTCAGATATCTCGAAGGTTCAAGATGATGAGGTTGGTGATGGGACTACTTCTGTTGTTGTTTTGGCCGGGGAGCTTTTGAGGGAAGCTGAAAAGCTTGTAACTTCTAAGATCCACCCCATGACGATTATAGCTGGTAAGCTTCTTAATATCTATTTTAAGTGTATAGATGATATAAGCTTCTTTCCAATATGACGATGATGTccattttctggttttttttagGTTACAGGATGGCTGCAGAGTGTGCTCGTGATGCTTTACTAAAAAGAGTAATTGATAATAAGGAGAACGCAGGTAACTCATTATTAGAGCTGCCAATTCTCTTGTttggatgattttttttttcatggttGGTTGAGTTCAAGCAGTGTTTTCCTTTACGATTAACTTTTGGAAATCATGCTGTTGTTTACAGTATTTTGTTTTGTGTCAATGCAGAGAAGTTTAGGTCAGACTTGATGAAGATTGCAATGACTACGTTATGCTCCAAAATTCTCTCGCAAGACAAGGAACACTTTGCAGAAATGGCTGTGGATGCTGTTTTCAGGCTGAAGGTTCCATCCCTGCCTCCTTTTTGAAATTCGTTTTGGATTGCtagtatgatttttttcttacattCTGGTGTTGTCGTTCAAATAGGGAAGCACAAATTTGGAAGCTATTCAAATCATCAAAAAGCCTGGAGGTTCTCTGAGGGATTCCTTTCTGGATGAAGGGTAAGAAACCACTTGTGCCTTTTTGCACCTGTTCAACTTCTGTTACCGAGAGCTATTGATCTCTATTTAGTGTTCATTTGTTCATGGTTACTATGTCGTGTTTCTACTGCTTTCCTGTTACAGAGATTATTACCTTAGGTGTATGTATAGCCGTGCGTTAGAATGATGAAATGCATTATGTCATCATGTTATTGTGCGTTCCTCCTTTTGTGCATCCAGTAATATTGTTTTCTGACATCTCAAACGTTAATCTATTCCCTTCAGATTTATTCTTGACAAGAAGATCGGAATTGGGCAGCCAAAGCGCATCGAAAACGCAAAGATCTTGGTAGCAAACACTGCAATGGACACTGATAAAGTGAAAATTTATG
This genomic stretch from Raphanus sativus cultivar WK10039 chromosome 3, ASM80110v3, whole genome shotgun sequence harbors:
- the LOC108848026 gene encoding uncharacterized protein LOC108848026 isoform X3 — translated: MLFMVTIMHTMPPFSRITDPNLVKRIGEATALEVRATGIQYVFAPCIAVCRDPRWGRCYESYSEDHRIVQQMTEIIPGLQGDLHTGQKGVPFVAGKTKVAACAKHFVGDGGTLRGMNANNTVVNSNGLLSIHMPAYYDAVNKGVATVMVSYSSLNGLKMHANKKLITGFLKNKLKFKGIVISDFLGVDWITTPLHANYSHSVNSAVTAGIDMIMGSSNLTELVDVLTSQVKRKLIPMRRINDAVERILRVKFTMGLFEDPMADHSLANKLGCKEHRELAREAVRKSLVLLKNGENADKPLLPLPKKAKRILVAGTHADNLGYQCGGWTITWQGLNSNNLTIGTTILTAVKNTVDPTTKVIYNENPDTNFINSSRFDYAIVVIGETPYAEGYGDSTNLTIAEPGLSTMENVCGLVKCVVVVVSGRPVMMQPFVGEIDALVAAWLPGTEGQGVADVLFGDYGFTGKLARTWFRTVDQLPMNVGDPHYDPLYAFGFGLTTKPNKQL
- the LOC108845572 gene encoding LOW QUALITY PROTEIN: uncharacterized protein LOC108845572 (The sequence of the model RefSeq protein was modified relative to this genomic sequence to represent the inferred CDS: substituted 2 bases at 2 genomic stop codons) produces the protein MVSLSYFIHTLGLLVLCSSSVAANKEPLSKAKYKDPKEPLEVRIKNLMSHMTLEEKLGQMVQVERVNATTKVIKNYFIGSAFSGGGSVPAPNATPEAWVKMVNKIQKAALSTRLGIPIIYGIDAVHGHNNAYNATIFPHNVGLGVTRDPNLVKRIGEATALEVRATGIQYVFGIPMWRLDTRXXLVAGTHADNLGYQCGGWTITWQGLNSNNLTIGTTILTAVKNTVDPTTKVIYNENPDTNFINSSRFDYAIVVIGETPYAEGYGDSTNLTIAEPGLSTMENVCGLVKCVVVVVSGRPVMMQPYVGKIDALVAAWLPGTEGQGVADVLFGDYGFTGKLARTWFRTVDQLPMNVGDPHYDPLYPFGFGLTTKPNKQL
- the LOC108848027 gene encoding LOW QUALITY PROTEIN: protein CHLORORESPIRATORY REDUCTION 42, chloroplastic-like (The sequence of the model RefSeq protein was modified relative to this genomic sequence to represent the inferred CDS: deleted 1 base in 1 codon), giving the protein MALSFASSTRFSKTQSGVCYSVSFTPRLTVRCCETAQEPPPPKSKLQVGSPIIIVEAPKVIKTAASMPCLRANSGLVKPGDVGRIVSRKPKDLWAVRLSIGTYLLDGKYFKALELEE
- the LOC108844294 gene encoding LOW QUALITY PROTEIN: E3 ubiquitin-protein ligase AIP2 (The sequence of the model RefSeq protein was modified relative to this genomic sequence to represent the inferred CDS: inserted 1 base in 1 codon): MDAPPSLSEESLKLELEDLQKQLNXKLRFETSVRSIHSLLRDRYSSSSPSLRKQFYTVVSRVATVLKTRYTATGFWVAGLSLFEEAERLVSDASEKKHLKSCIEQAKEQLTEVDTQPTTESAPQGYLFEGHLTVDREPPQPQWLVQQNLMSAFSSIVAGESSSNAADAIGNALGETANLMQELINGLDSIIPEILEEGGPPRVPPASKEVVEKLPVIVFSEEMLKKFGADAECCICKENLVIGDKMQELPCKHTFHPPCLKPWLDEHNSCPICRHELPTDDQKYESWKEREKEAEEERKGAENAVRGGEYMYV